From the Brassica napus cultivar Da-Ae chromosome A8, Da-Ae, whole genome shotgun sequence genome, one window contains:
- the LOC106362245 gene encoding tropinone reductase homolog At1g07450, whose product MDSRWSLRGMTALVTGGTKGIGYAIVEELAGFGARVHTCARDQTLLDECLSEWKEKGFQVTGSVCDVSSRPQRDELMKTVSSLFSGKLNILINNVGTLVSKPTTEFTAQDFSGQIATNLDSAYHFSQLAHPLLKASGFGSIVFLSSVCGVVSSGFVSIYSLTKGCMNQLARNLACEWASDGIRANSVAPWMTKTPLVQKRLDDEKFAEAIFSRTPLGRACEPREVASLVTFLCLPAASYITGQTICIDGGFTVNGFSYKPEV is encoded by the exons ATGGATAGCCGGTGGAGTCTTCGAGGTATGACAGCTCTTGTAACCGGTGGAACCAAGGGAATTGG GTATGCGATAGTGGAGGAACTTGCTGGTTTTGGTGCAAGAGTTCACACGTGTGCTAGAGACCAAACTCTGCTTGATGAATGTTTAAGTGAATGGAAAGAGAAAGGGTTTCAAGTCACTGGCTCAGTCTGTGATGTATCCTCTCGACCTCAGAGAGATGAGTTGATGAAGACGGTCTCTTCTCTATTCAGTGGCAAACTCAACATCCTT ATCAACAATGTTGGTACCCTTGTGTCAAAGCCGACTACAGAGTTTACAGCACAAGATTTCTCAGGTCAAATAGCTACCAATTTGGATTCTGCTTATCACTTCTCTCAACTGGCCCATCCTTTACTTAAGGCATCAGGATTTGGTAGCATTGTGTTCTTGTCTTCAGTATGTGGGGTTGTCTCATCTGGTTTTGTATCTATATACAGCTTAACAAAAG GATGCATGAATCAACTGGCAAGGAACTTGGCATGTGAATGGGCAAGTGATGGCATAAGGGCTAACTCTGTAGCTCCTTGGATGACAAAAACTCCTCTTGTCCAAAAA CGTCTTGATGACGAGAAATTCGCGGAGGCTATCTTCTCAAGAACTCCATTAGGTCGTGCGTGTGAGCCGCGTGAGGTTGCCTCGTTGGTTACCTTTCTTTGTCTCCCTGCAGCTTCTTATATAACAGGACAAACCATTTGTATTGATGGAGGTTTCACTGTTAATGGCTTCTCCTACAAGCCAGAGGTTTAA
- the LOC106362244 gene encoding probable inactive L-type lectin-domain containing receptor kinase III.1, translating into MTPSMAVTSKSITLYIITHLCLVSWVLSQQQETEFLHHGFLKANILNYGSTKILPSGILELTNTSRRQMGQAFHGFPIPFTNPNSSNPFSFSTSFVFSINAPGHGLTFMISPSMDFTRAMASQFLGLFNASNNGNSTNRILAVEFDTVKSNEFLDIDGNHVGIDVNGLVSVESAPAAFFSNRHSKNITLKLSSKDPIRAWIEYDGEEMVLNVTLAPLDISKPKLPLMSRKMNLTEIFNDKMFVGFSASTGNMTSNHYVLGWSFSREGKAKEFDLTLLPSVSAPSPSELDDFDLISDTPSDSATANAKGTKLIIICKLVIMFFMM; encoded by the coding sequence ATGACTCCATCAATGGCTGTTACATCCAAATCAATTACTCTCTACATTATCACTCACTTATGCCTAGTTTCTTGGGTGTTAAGTCAACAACAAGAAACCGAGTTTCTTCACCATGGATTCTTAAAAGCCAATATACTAAACTACGGATCCACAAAGATCCTTCCAAGTGGTATCTTGGAGCTAACAAACACCTCAAGGAGGCAAATGGGTCAAGCCTTCCATGGCTTCCCCATACCATTCACCAACCCTAACTCATCAAACCCCTTTTCTTTCTCCACAAGTTTCGTTTTCTCAATCAACGCACCAGGTCATGGCCTAACCTTCATGATCTCTCCCTCCATGGACTTCACCAGAGCCATGGCGAGCCAGTTTCTCGGTCTCTTCAACGCTTCAAACAACGGGAACTCAACTAATAGAATCCTCGCGGTGGAGTTTGACACGGTGAAGTCAAACGAGTTTCTTGACATCGACGGTAACCACGTGGGGATCGACGTCAACGGTTTGGTCTCAGTTGAATCTGCACCAGCTGCGTTTTTCTCAAACCGGCATAGCAAGAATATAACCTTGAAGCTTTCTAGCAAAGATCCGATACGGGCTTGGATCGAATACGATGGAGAGGAGATGGTTCTCAACGTCACATTGGCTCCTCTCGACATTTCTAAACCTAAGCTTCCTCTTATGTCAAGAAAGATGAATCTTACAGAGATTTTTAACGACAAGATGTTTGTCGGATTCTCAGCATCCACGGGAAACATGACGAGTAATCATTATGTTCTTGGATGGAGCTTTAGTAGAGAAGGCAAAGCAAAAGAGTTTGATCTCACTCTACTTCCTTCAGTTTCAGCTCCGTCGCCATCTGAGTTAGATGACTTTGATCTTATTTCAGATACTCCTTCGGATTCAGCAACTGCAAACGCTAAGGGCACCAAACTGATCATAATCTGTAAACTTGTAATAATGTTCTTTATGATGTGA
- the LOC106362242 gene encoding methylsterol monooxygenase 2-2 isoform X2, with product MMASYPVFRAMGMRSSFPLPSWKEVSAQILFYFIIEDFVFYWGHRILHSKWLYKNVHSVHHEYATPFGLTSEYAHPAEILFLGFATIVGPALTGPHLITLWLWMVLRVLETVEAHCGYHFPWSLSNFLPLYGGADFHDYHHRLLYTKSGNYSSTFVYMDWIFGTDKGYRRLKSLKENSNLKQT from the exons ATGATGGCCTCCTATCCTGTCTTCAGAGCCATGGGAATGCGGAGCAGTTTTCCTCTACCTTCCTG GAAAGAAGTGTCTGCCCAGATATTATTCTACTTCATCATTGAggattttgttttctattgGGGTCATCGGATCTTGCACTCAAAATGGCTTTACAAGAACGTCCACAGTGTGCATCATGA ATATGCCACACCGTTCGGTTTGACATCAGAATATGCTCACCCAGCTGAGATTCTATTCCTGGGATTTGCTACCATAGTCGGTCCAGCTCTAACCGGCCCGCACTTGATTACTCTCTGGTTATGGATGGTTCTGAGAGTGCTTGAGACAGTGGAAGCACATTGTGGCTATCATTTCCCATGGAGTCTCTCAAATTTCCTTCCTCTGTATGGAGG TGCTGACTTCCATGACTACCATCACCGCCTCCTCTACACAAAGTCTGGAAACTACTCTTCAACTTTTGTGTATATGGACTG GATCTTTGGTACCGATAAGGGCTACAGAAGACTCAAGTCTCTTAAAGAAAATAGCAACTTGAAACAAACGTGA
- the LOC106362242 gene encoding methylsterol monooxygenase 2-2 isoform X1: MASLVESGWQYLVTHFSDFQLACIGSFLLHESVFFLSGLPFIYLERHGFLTKYKIQAKNNTPAAQGKCITRLLLYHFCVNLPLMMASYPVFRAMGMRSSFPLPSWKEVSAQILFYFIIEDFVFYWGHRILHSKWLYKNVHSVHHEYATPFGLTSEYAHPAEILFLGFATIVGPALTGPHLITLWLWMVLRVLETVEAHCGYHFPWSLSNFLPLYGGADFHDYHHRLLYTKSGNYSSTFVYMDWIFGTDKGYRRLKSLKENSNLKQT; this comes from the exons ATGGCTTCCCTCGTCGAATCCGGTTGGCAG TACCTTGTGACGCATTTTAGCGACTTTCAACTGGCCTGCATTGGGAGTTTCCTCCTCCATGAAagcgtcttcttcttgtctGGTCTCCCTTTCATTTACCTCGAAAGACATGGCTTTCTCACCAAGTACAAAATTCAG GCAAAGAACAACACACCTGCTGCCCAAGGAAAATGTATCACCCGCCTGTTGCTTTATCATTTCTGCGTGAATTTGCCCCTTATGATGGCCTCCTATCCTGTCTTCAGAGCCATGGGAATGCGGAGCAGTTTTCCTCTACCTTCCTG GAAAGAAGTGTCTGCCCAGATATTATTCTACTTCATCATTGAggattttgttttctattgGGGTCATCGGATCTTGCACTCAAAATGGCTTTACAAGAACGTCCACAGTGTGCATCATGA ATATGCCACACCGTTCGGTTTGACATCAGAATATGCTCACCCAGCTGAGATTCTATTCCTGGGATTTGCTACCATAGTCGGTCCAGCTCTAACCGGCCCGCACTTGATTACTCTCTGGTTATGGATGGTTCTGAGAGTGCTTGAGACAGTGGAAGCACATTGTGGCTATCATTTCCCATGGAGTCTCTCAAATTTCCTTCCTCTGTATGGAGG TGCTGACTTCCATGACTACCATCACCGCCTCCTCTACACAAAGTCTGGAAACTACTCTTCAACTTTTGTGTATATGGACTG GATCTTTGGTACCGATAAGGGCTACAGAAGACTCAAGTCTCTTAAAGAAAATAGCAACTTGAAACAAACGTGA